In Pajaroellobacter abortibovis, the following are encoded in one genomic region:
- a CDS encoding SGNH/GDSL hydrolase family protein — MCRGKRWCPRQLIAAILCIGGCQKGCQGNEPPIQVINYPIFSMISADTLTAKQSRIASPSSSVPSMLETSAFSPDCQIPSVVWLEKEVSLCERPSSLDRKPPLFSFPFATLLQQVTVLGEQGVWKLRSLVMVGQRLERNHRVFGVIGDSFSLSAGFLAPFGIGAHQPGQIDPSLLEFLTLNQPTDGGTQTVIEYFHTPAIRISGTFYDPFRAPRAAKNGARVGWAFWQEPTTGRTPVEDLIKTISPAYALVMLGTNDAASNLSQGDELIIKFRSKLETLVQSLENHGVIPILTTLPRHMRDPSHVDCSFDHRLLTNDRIAWQTYVLSRVIAQIACERHLPLMDLRYALEHIPHYGIAKDGVHLTVHPQGGGMLNPDGLNYGLNLYNFLALQMLKTIVDALLTS; from the coding sequence TTGTGCCGAGGAAAACGATGGTGTCCTAGGCAGCTTATTGCGGCTATCCTCTGCATAGGAGGATGTCAAAAGGGGTGTCAAGGGAATGAACCACCGATTCAAGTGATCAATTATCCTATTTTTTCAATGATTTCTGCAGATACACTGACAGCCAAGCAATCTAGAATAGCCTCTCCCTCCTCCTCTGTCCCCTCTATGCTCGAGACTTCCGCGTTCTCGCCCGATTGTCAGATCCCTAGCGTTGTCTGGTTAGAGAAAGAGGTGAGCTTGTGCGAGCGCCCTTCTTCGTTGGATCGAAAACCTCCTCTTTTCTCTTTTCCATTTGCTACCTTATTGCAGCAGGTTACCGTGCTTGGAGAGCAGGGAGTATGGAAGCTCCGTTCCTTAGTGATGGTAGGGCAGCGTTTGGAAAGGAATCATCGAGTATTTGGAGTGATCGGGGATAGCTTCTCTTTGAGCGCAGGATTTCTGGCCCCTTTTGGAATCGGTGCACATCAACCAGGTCAGATTGACCCTTCTCTACTTGAATTCCTGACCCTCAATCAGCCGACAGATGGGGGTACACAAACTGTTATCGAGTATTTTCACACCCCTGCGATCAGGATTTCGGGTACTTTCTATGATCCTTTCCGTGCCCCACGGGCTGCTAAAAATGGAGCAAGGGTAGGATGGGCGTTTTGGCAAGAGCCCACGACAGGCCGCACGCCTGTTGAGGATTTAATCAAGACAATTTCCCCCGCTTACGCTCTGGTGATGTTGGGGACGAATGATGCAGCGAGCAACTTGAGTCAAGGGGATGAACTCATCATCAAATTCCGTTCAAAATTGGAGACGCTCGTTCAAAGTCTTGAAAATCATGGGGTGATCCCGATTCTGACTACATTGCCCAGGCATATGCGCGATCCTAGCCATGTTGATTGTTCGTTCGATCATCGTTTGTTAACCAACGATCGCATTGCGTGGCAGACATACGTTCTCAGTCGGGTAATCGCTCAAATCGCTTGCGAGCGCCATCTCCCCCTGATGGATTTGCGTTATGCGCTTGAGCATATTCCTCACTACGGCATTGCGAAGGATGGCGTGCATCTGACCGTTCATCCTCAAGGGGGTGGCATGCTCAATCCCGACGGTCTGAACTACGGCCTCAATCTCTATAATTTCTTGGCGCTTCAAATGTTGAAAACGATCGTCGATGCTTTGCTGACTTCTTAA
- a CDS encoding SDR family NAD(P)-dependent oxidoreductase — translation MGLLEGKTAIITGGGNGIGRAYALLFAQEGASVVVNDIGGTREGKGRDERIAQAIAKEVKSNGGNAIADSGDVSTKEGVSQLFHTALTNFGKVDILVNNAGILRNQSFLQMNEDDWNALLSVQLGSTFLCSQAFAKQAIAKKQAGRIVNTISLSGMLGNGGQANHSAAHAAIYGLTRTTAIELQRHRITVNAIAPFAKTRMTEELPTFQDTHALTPAHVAPASLFFASHLCGDRTGYALLVAGARISAFKITETTGRFKAGNDPWSASEIAEHWNSILKP, via the coding sequence ATGGGCTTACTCGAAGGGAAAACAGCTATCATCACAGGAGGAGGGAATGGGATCGGGCGGGCGTATGCGCTCCTCTTTGCCCAAGAAGGAGCTTCTGTCGTTGTCAATGACATAGGGGGCACTCGAGAAGGGAAAGGCAGAGATGAACGCATAGCACAAGCAATAGCCAAAGAAGTGAAGTCTAACGGGGGGAATGCCATCGCTGACTCCGGTGATGTCTCTACAAAAGAAGGAGTATCACAGCTTTTTCATACGGCTTTAACGAACTTTGGAAAAGTGGATATTTTAGTGAACAATGCAGGAATTCTGCGCAACCAAAGCTTTCTCCAGATGAATGAAGACGATTGGAATGCGCTTCTTTCGGTTCAGCTAGGAAGCACTTTCCTTTGTTCCCAAGCCTTTGCAAAACAGGCTATCGCGAAGAAGCAAGCGGGGCGCATTGTGAATACCATCAGCCTGAGTGGGATGCTGGGAAACGGGGGACAAGCCAACCATTCTGCTGCACACGCAGCCATTTATGGGCTGACACGGACTACAGCCATTGAGCTGCAAAGACACCGTATCACTGTCAACGCGATCGCCCCCTTTGCTAAAACACGCATGACTGAAGAACTCCCCACCTTCCAAGATACGCATGCCTTGACACCAGCTCATGTCGCTCCCGCTTCTTTATTTTTCGCCAGTCATCTTTGTGGAGACCGGACAGGATATGCGCTTCTGGTTGCTGGCGCTCGCATCTCAGCTTTTAAGATCACAGAGACCACCGGGCGATTCAAGGCTGGCAATGACCCCTGGTCCGCATCGGAAATCGCAGAGCACTGGAACAGCATCTTAAAGCCATGA
- the ribA gene encoding GTP cyclohydrolase II, producing MRASSILSSSVKSKSGIPFCVEIASVAELPSQFGKFRIYVFSNNLDHKEHVAIVQGDVTKAAGVPTRVHSECLTGDVFGSLRCDCRQQLELAFKRIGDLPQGILLYMRQEGRNIGLINKIRAYQLQEQGLDTIEANRALGFRDDERDYSIAATMLHALEVKSIQLMTNNPDKIEQLEKHGVVITKRLPHVVPASLHNRHYLLTKAKRAGHLIELD from the coding sequence ATGCGTGCATCATCTATTCTTAGTTCATCAGTCAAGTCTAAGTCTGGAATTCCTTTTTGCGTGGAGATAGCCAGCGTAGCAGAACTCCCTTCGCAATTTGGGAAGTTCCGAATCTATGTGTTTTCAAATAATCTTGATCACAAAGAGCATGTTGCTATAGTGCAAGGAGACGTCACGAAAGCGGCAGGCGTTCCCACGCGCGTCCATTCGGAATGCCTCACAGGGGATGTGTTTGGCTCGTTGCGGTGCGATTGCCGTCAACAATTGGAGCTCGCTTTTAAACGAATAGGAGATTTACCGCAGGGGATTCTCCTTTATATGCGTCAGGAAGGGCGCAATATCGGACTCATCAATAAAATTCGCGCCTATCAACTGCAAGAGCAGGGGTTAGATACGATTGAGGCTAATCGCGCTCTCGGGTTTCGAGATGATGAGCGGGATTACAGCATTGCTGCGACCATGCTGCATGCGCTTGAGGTAAAAAGCATTCAGCTGATGACCAACAACCCCGATAAAATTGAACAGTTGGAGAAGCATGGGGTGGTCATTACCAAGCGCCTGCCGCATGTGGTTCCTGCTTCTCTTCACAATCGCCATTATCTTCTCACCAAGGCCAAACGCGCTGGTCATTTGATCGAGCTTGACTGA
- a CDS encoding fasciclin domain-containing protein codes for MRRVDFLFPFMFSLVGIACEATTSHEPPPQVPQRPHMIGDSPSSSPTPTQKSILEIVMSEESLATLAKLIKASGLSEQLTGPNEWTLFAPNEEAFASLTEKNSIAIDDLLKPENQAKLQDMLKYHLIAERLKAEQVVKMTTVQTLQGKTVSMSVSGTLAKVNDAQLMQVDLEGKNGVVHIIDTVLQPSP; via the coding sequence ATGCGACGCGTAGATTTTCTCTTCCCTTTTATGTTTTCCCTAGTGGGCATAGCCTGTGAAGCCACCACTTCTCACGAGCCTCCTCCCCAGGTGCCGCAGCGGCCTCATATGATTGGTGATTCTCCCTCTTCTTCTCCAACTCCTACTCAGAAATCGATCCTGGAGATTGTGATGTCGGAAGAATCGCTTGCAACCTTAGCGAAGCTTATCAAAGCCTCAGGCCTTTCAGAACAACTTACAGGGCCCAACGAGTGGACTCTTTTTGCCCCTAATGAAGAAGCTTTTGCGAGCCTCACCGAGAAAAATTCCATCGCTATCGATGATCTTCTGAAGCCAGAAAATCAAGCGAAGTTACAAGATATGCTTAAGTATCACCTGATCGCTGAACGCCTTAAAGCAGAACAAGTGGTTAAAATGACTACTGTCCAGACACTTCAAGGCAAAACAGTAAGTATGTCTGTCAGTGGAACATTGGCAAAGGTCAATGATGCACAGTTGATGCAGGTTGATCTAGAAGGGAAAAATGGTGTCGTTCATATCATTGATACAGTGCTTCAGCCTTCTCCGTAA
- a CDS encoding bifunctional serine/threonine-protein kinase/formylglycine-generating enzyme family protein — protein sequence MVLQLNPGTIFGGDYRIVKPLSQGGMGFIYIAEQLSTGVLRALKLMQPQCVESTTMRRRFEQEARIGARIQSDYVVSVLGAGVDEASGVPWLAMELLQGEDLNQCVIRSPLAAEEAPQVFQPLFHAVAAAHDIGVIHRDLKPENIFLAKSRRPTEKFTLKVLDFGIAKLVEEGRTQATGTVGTPLWMAPEQASASERITPATDVWALGLIVFYALTGKRYWIEANKPNSTLPMLLRELVIKPLELATVRAQELGCTQLPPAHFDEWFSQCVARNPAERFPNAREAYMALAPIIGDRSGVTFSDPPTEIMKNDQYDIPQVITASRNRTLHLMDPLSSSDTELIPSFASSPHSDIRPNHPSLSNTTHSFSHSLSQLPPAAKKTEVGKTVYPSPSSTPVSHRSQKFSSTLAPSSRRLSPGRTLGLSLGSAILLLGIGWFFLFKKEAGPLSTTSPPILTPSVLNEEKNKEKAHLRYLADEETTAHLFEGTTFLMGSSKWDPLEAPPHHVTLQAFLLDISPVSVRNYNRCVAAGACSPAGQQKLCNASTENHENHPVNCVTWTQAQTYCEWIGRRLPIEEEWEYAAAGPNQATLPWRTSEIKGHVCSFMCAPDIPTCPLGAHPSGKTPEGIEDMLGNVLQWTASTFCPYDMLNCNSSLRTIRGTGGCPSDPNGWRNTIRRGKAPEHNDYTTGFRCAKTF from the coding sequence TTGGTTCTTCAATTAAATCCCGGCACTATTTTCGGAGGAGATTATCGCATTGTAAAACCACTTAGCCAAGGCGGGATGGGATTCATCTATATCGCTGAACAGCTAAGTACAGGTGTACTCCGTGCGCTTAAATTGATGCAGCCTCAATGTGTGGAAAGCACGACGATGCGAAGGCGATTCGAGCAAGAAGCAAGGATTGGAGCACGCATTCAGAGTGACTATGTTGTATCGGTCCTGGGTGCAGGAGTAGACGAAGCGAGCGGTGTCCCCTGGCTCGCGATGGAACTGCTCCAGGGAGAAGATTTAAACCAATGTGTCATCCGATCTCCCCTTGCTGCAGAAGAAGCTCCTCAAGTCTTTCAGCCTCTTTTCCACGCGGTTGCCGCAGCTCATGATATTGGAGTGATCCACCGCGATCTTAAACCTGAAAACATATTTCTCGCTAAGTCGCGCAGACCCACAGAAAAGTTTACCCTTAAAGTCCTTGATTTTGGAATTGCTAAACTGGTTGAAGAAGGAAGAACACAGGCCACAGGTACCGTAGGCACCCCTCTCTGGATGGCCCCTGAACAAGCCTCTGCCAGTGAACGGATCACCCCTGCAACTGATGTCTGGGCACTAGGGCTCATTGTCTTTTATGCGCTCACTGGAAAGCGATATTGGATTGAGGCAAACAAACCTAATTCAACCCTTCCGATGCTTCTGCGTGAACTCGTTATAAAGCCGCTTGAACTTGCTACAGTGCGTGCTCAAGAGCTTGGTTGCACCCAACTTCCCCCTGCTCATTTCGATGAATGGTTTAGTCAATGTGTCGCACGTAATCCAGCCGAGCGTTTCCCAAATGCACGAGAAGCTTATATGGCGCTAGCTCCCATTATCGGTGATCGGAGTGGCGTTACCTTCAGTGATCCCCCCACCGAAATCATGAAAAACGATCAATATGATATCCCTCAGGTCATTACTGCTTCAAGAAATCGCACTCTTCACTTGATGGATCCCCTCTCCTCTTCTGATACAGAATTGATCCCCTCCTTTGCTTCCTCCCCTCATTCTGACATTCGCCCTAATCATCCCTCTCTAAGCAATACGACCCATTCTTTTTCCCATTCTCTTTCCCAGCTCCCCCCTGCTGCTAAAAAAACGGAAGTTGGCAAGACTGTTTATCCTTCTCCCTCCTCTACCCCTGTTTCACACCGCTCGCAAAAGTTTTCATCCACACTTGCCCCCTCTTCGCGTCGTCTTTCCCCAGGGAGAACGCTGGGGCTCTCGCTTGGCTCCGCCATCTTGCTCTTGGGCATAGGGTGGTTTTTCTTGTTCAAAAAAGAGGCAGGTCCTCTTTCCACGACTTCTCCTCCTATCCTCACCCCATCTGTTTTAAACGAAGAAAAGAACAAAGAAAAAGCACATCTCCGCTACCTGGCTGACGAAGAAACTACAGCGCATCTTTTCGAAGGAACCACTTTTCTGATGGGTTCTTCTAAATGGGATCCGCTTGAAGCACCTCCCCACCATGTCACACTTCAAGCTTTTCTCCTGGATATTTCACCTGTTTCAGTCCGTAACTACAATCGATGTGTGGCTGCAGGAGCTTGTTCCCCCGCAGGCCAACAAAAACTGTGCAACGCATCGACTGAAAATCATGAGAATCATCCAGTCAACTGCGTTACCTGGACACAAGCACAAACCTACTGTGAGTGGATAGGGCGCCGCCTCCCCATAGAAGAAGAATGGGAATACGCAGCCGCTGGACCGAACCAAGCCACCCTTCCTTGGAGAACTTCCGAAATTAAGGGGCACGTTTGTTCATTCATGTGTGCTCCTGATATCCCTACCTGCCCCTTAGGTGCCCATCCTTCCGGGAAAACACCTGAAGGAATTGAAGACATGCTCGGCAACGTATTGCAATGGACAGCCTCTACCTTCTGCCCTTACGATATGCTCAACTGCAATAGCTCCTTACGAACCATACGGGGCACAGGCGGTTGTCCTTCTGATCCCAATGGGTGGCGCAATACCATTCGAAGGGGGAAAGCACCTGAACACAATGACTACACCACTGGCTTTCGCTGTGCAAAAACCTTTTAA
- a CDS encoding rhomboid family intramembrane serine protease, which produces MNLTFLTKLEKRLAKYAIPHLTYLIVGGMAVAFLLIAAKPSFGEMLTLNLHEVARGQIWRLFTYLFIPPSDSHFFILFVLYWTWWVGMSLENEWGACRFNCFYALGMIGTTIAAALTGGAEGNFWINISLFLAFTTLFPNYQVLLFFFIPISVKWLGLMTGAFLFLSFLRGDWATKGAILAALSDYLLFFAAYWWKYAKEWHHQSRTSTRTVSFTPPPPATDPMEMRTCTLCGACQRDGADIRVCTCTKCGKPTLFCLEHARNH; this is translated from the coding sequence ATGAATCTGACGTTCCTCACTAAACTTGAAAAGCGACTAGCAAAATATGCGATCCCCCACCTGACTTATCTCATTGTGGGTGGCATGGCCGTGGCCTTTTTGTTGATTGCTGCGAAACCTTCCTTCGGGGAGATGTTAACGCTCAATCTCCATGAAGTAGCACGGGGACAGATCTGGCGACTATTTACTTATCTCTTCATCCCCCCTTCTGACTCCCACTTTTTCATTCTTTTTGTCCTGTACTGGACTTGGTGGGTAGGAATGAGCTTGGAAAATGAATGGGGAGCTTGCCGATTCAATTGTTTTTATGCCTTGGGAATGATCGGAACCACGATCGCTGCTGCTCTGACAGGAGGGGCAGAAGGGAACTTCTGGATCAACATTTCTCTTTTTCTCGCCTTCACAACTCTCTTCCCCAATTATCAAGTCTTGCTGTTTTTTTTCATTCCTATCTCTGTCAAATGGCTCGGACTAATGACAGGAGCATTTCTTTTTCTCTCTTTTTTAAGGGGAGATTGGGCCACCAAGGGGGCCATCCTCGCAGCATTATCAGATTACTTGCTATTTTTCGCCGCTTACTGGTGGAAGTATGCAAAAGAATGGCACCATCAGTCACGCACTTCAACGCGAACCGTCTCATTCACTCCTCCTCCCCCGGCGACGGACCCAATGGAGATGCGCACCTGCACTCTCTGCGGGGCATGCCAGCGGGACGGAGCAGACATCCGCGTGTGCACCTGTACAAAATGTGGCAAACCGACCCTGTTCTGTCTTGAGCACGCTCGCAACCACTAG
- a CDS encoding PD-(D/E)XK nuclease family transposase — protein sequence MCFALMTKGGNTVEIQVAYIRGFEKRAQYYATKAYISQMKKGDIYQNLKEIIFLAIINFVMFKESPDYKSDHVILDRKFYEIISRISRFVL from the coding sequence ATGTGCTTTGCCTTGATGACAAAGGGCGGCAATACCGTTGAAATTCAGGTAGCTTATATCCGAGGATTCGAAAAAAGAGCTCAATACTACGCAACTAAAGCTTACATCTCTCAAATGAAGAAAGGAGATATTTATCAGAATCTAAAAGAAATTATTTTTTTAGCTATCATCAATTTTGTGATGTTCAAAGAGAGCCCTGATTACAAATCAGACCATGTCATTTTAGACAGAAAATTCTATGAAATCATCTCAAGGATTTCTCGTTTTGTTTTATAG
- the miaA gene encoding tRNA (adenosine(37)-N6)-dimethylallyltransferase MiaA: MERWTVDTARRCVEEHPEDLLAIVGPTASGKTAFAMELAEQVNGEIVGADSVQVYREFDKGSGKPTRDDRTRIPHHLVDFLSPHDPWDVALFASRASAAIEEIRLRGRYPILCGGTFLWVKALLYGLAESPPADLQVRAALEELVEAEGRAALHQRLSEVDPLMAARLHPHDVMRVSRALEVYMLTGRPLSLFHSGHGFQKQRYSFRLLAYSLSLEELTVRIQARVHQWLAEGWIDEVRMLLQNGYELTRPMRSVGYKQICSYLKGELNGEELELSIVRATRIFARRQRTWLRSAEVTWLFHERFP; this comes from the coding sequence ATGGAGCGTTGGACGGTAGATACAGCCAGGCGTTGTGTGGAGGAGCATCCGGAAGATCTCCTTGCCATTGTAGGGCCTACAGCAAGCGGAAAAACAGCTTTTGCTATGGAGCTTGCTGAGCAAGTGAATGGAGAAATTGTGGGTGCAGACAGTGTTCAGGTCTATCGCGAGTTCGACAAAGGATCGGGAAAGCCAACGCGGGATGACAGGACCAGGATTCCGCATCATCTGGTGGATTTCTTATCCCCGCATGATCCCTGGGATGTCGCTCTTTTTGCATCTCGTGCATCAGCCGCTATAGAAGAAATTCGATTGCGCGGTCGATACCCGATTTTGTGTGGGGGAACTTTTCTATGGGTTAAGGCACTTCTCTACGGTTTGGCAGAATCTCCTCCAGCAGATCTTCAGGTGCGCGCTGCTCTTGAGGAACTGGTGGAAGCAGAAGGGCGAGCAGCTTTGCATCAGCGCCTGTCCGAAGTCGACCCGTTGATGGCAGCTCGATTGCATCCCCATGATGTGATGCGTGTGAGTCGAGCGCTTGAAGTGTATATGCTGACTGGAAGGCCCCTGAGTTTATTTCATTCTGGTCACGGTTTTCAAAAGCAACGCTATTCGTTTCGGTTGCTGGCCTATTCCCTCTCTCTTGAAGAATTGACAGTTCGGATTCAAGCGAGAGTGCATCAGTGGCTAGCTGAAGGTTGGATTGACGAAGTCAGGATGCTTTTGCAAAATGGGTATGAATTGACTAGACCCATGAGATCGGTTGGATACAAACAGATCTGTTCTTACTTGAAAGGAGAGTTGAACGGAGAAGAACTGGAGCTTTCTATTGTCAGAGCCACTCGGATCTTTGCACGCAGACAGCGCACGTGGCTCCGTTCCGCGGAAGTGACATGGCTTTTCCACGAACGCTTTCCTTGA
- the mutL gene encoding DNA mismatch repair endonuclease MutL: MRKIHRLSPDIASQIAAGEVVERPSSVVKELVENAIDSGASRIEVRIEQGGLSKITVRDDGEGMTPEDALLAVERHATSKIQSFHDLDCLTTLGFRGEALPSISSVASMTLITRTQEAAAGVELRLEGGEKPSVRPCGAPVGTTVEVRELFSRVPARLKFLKSKNTEGSYITESMMLAALARPEITFVLYREGRKTREYLRTPSVGQRVQQVLGQDPSEFCKRVRASIGIEAYLSKPDRTRVGASGLYLFVNRRPIRDRQLARAICQAYGPTLEVGRYPVGAFFLDVPHELVDVNVHPQKAEVRFADPRGIFTIIVKELQLGLTKTFLWSSPNSLFSHGGPSSEPSSSSQEWSLHTTSGGLQREQDSGAASSSLGGVPQKKQELVPYLTQFHETAMPSSSLPLPLSDAIVPFPSSSYSGNRPVVYRKLKFLAQLKATFLLCEGEDALYILDQHAAAERVTFDRLRQAYLARDVPMQCLLIPEVIALAPPEIACLEEQEKEIEGLGIELRQVGGEAVAIHAVPSLLQHISAERIVRDLLAELGHHAKRPFTEIVDRILATLACHGSVRAGDSLSPDEVAALLKGLDRVDFAAYCPHGRPVLTRLSFEELERRVGRS; this comes from the coding sequence ATGAGGAAAATCCATCGACTTTCTCCTGACATCGCAAGCCAGATAGCAGCTGGAGAGGTGGTTGAGCGTCCTTCGAGTGTCGTCAAAGAACTCGTGGAAAATGCGATCGATTCAGGGGCTAGTCGCATTGAGGTACGGATAGAACAAGGAGGACTCAGTAAAATTACCGTCCGCGATGACGGGGAAGGAATGACTCCTGAGGATGCTCTCCTTGCGGTTGAACGGCATGCGACAAGTAAAATCCAGAGCTTCCACGATCTGGACTGCCTGACGACGTTGGGGTTTCGTGGGGAGGCCCTTCCGAGCATTAGCTCCGTCGCTTCCATGACATTAATTACTCGTACGCAAGAGGCTGCTGCAGGGGTCGAACTCAGACTAGAAGGAGGGGAGAAGCCTTCTGTTCGCCCTTGTGGAGCTCCTGTGGGGACGACTGTAGAAGTGCGGGAACTTTTTTCGCGGGTACCTGCGCGGCTTAAGTTTTTGAAATCGAAAAATACGGAAGGGAGTTACATCACTGAAAGTATGATGCTGGCTGCACTCGCTCGTCCAGAGATCACATTTGTGCTTTATCGAGAAGGGAGAAAAACGCGAGAGTACCTGCGTACTCCGTCCGTAGGACAACGAGTGCAGCAGGTATTGGGGCAAGACCCTTCGGAATTTTGTAAAAGGGTACGCGCTTCGATCGGAATCGAGGCTTATCTTTCAAAACCTGACAGGACGAGAGTGGGAGCTTCCGGCCTCTATCTTTTTGTCAACCGTCGCCCGATTCGAGATCGCCAACTCGCTCGTGCTATCTGTCAGGCATATGGTCCTACTTTAGAGGTGGGGCGGTATCCGGTAGGCGCTTTCTTCTTAGACGTCCCCCATGAACTGGTTGATGTTAATGTCCATCCTCAGAAGGCGGAAGTTCGATTTGCGGATCCCCGCGGCATTTTTACAATCATTGTCAAAGAACTGCAACTTGGATTGACCAAGACATTTCTGTGGTCGTCCCCCAATTCTCTTTTTTCCCATGGTGGCCCTTCTTCGGAGCCGTCCAGTAGCTCTCAAGAATGGTCATTACATACCACTTCTGGAGGGCTTCAGCGCGAGCAAGATAGTGGGGCAGCCTCTTCGTCCCTAGGGGGTGTACCTCAGAAGAAACAGGAGTTAGTCCCCTATTTGACTCAGTTTCATGAAACTGCCATGCCTTCCTCCTCACTCCCCTTACCTCTCTCCGACGCTATCGTTCCTTTCCCGTCCTCTTCCTATTCAGGAAATCGACCTGTTGTGTACAGGAAACTTAAATTTTTAGCTCAGCTAAAAGCGACTTTCCTCCTTTGTGAGGGGGAGGATGCGCTCTACATCCTCGATCAGCATGCGGCTGCAGAACGGGTGACTTTCGATCGTTTGCGGCAAGCGTATCTCGCTCGGGATGTTCCCATGCAATGCCTTCTGATCCCTGAAGTGATCGCGCTTGCCCCCCCAGAGATTGCATGTCTTGAAGAGCAAGAAAAAGAGATTGAGGGATTAGGAATAGAGCTCCGTCAAGTAGGTGGTGAGGCGGTTGCTATCCATGCAGTCCCTTCCCTTTTGCAACATATTTCGGCAGAAAGAATCGTGCGCGATCTGCTTGCAGAGTTGGGGCATCATGCGAAGCGTCCTTTTACGGAGATCGTCGATCGTATTCTCGCTACACTGGCATGTCATGGTTCGGTACGAGCAGGGGATTCTCTTTCTCCAGATGAGGTTGCTGCACTTCTCAAGGGTCTTGATCGCGTCGATTTTGCGGCCTATTGTCCTCACGGACGTCCCGTCCTCACTCGACTCTCTTTTGAGGAGCTAGAACGTCGCGTGGGGAGAAGCTAA
- a CDS encoding YkgJ family cysteine cluster protein, which yields MDGYTVVRPVVREFNSNQRLQAAAHVRAGGHVIFRETASRTYLIISPPRRGDGMDLGLWSLLDLGKSRYRLMRAGILRGLAFALVPRDCYDIVQDRIHRDSIYRRAVHRLSLNCLQCGACCKDNRVELGPEDVLRFRQAGRLELSKPPYTKRSDGKLILRLTPSKTCFHLGADRRCAIYPFRPDACSQFPRGSECCLHARERELGLRDGAPRVNVRGASPQKKDEVKK from the coding sequence ATGGACGGGTATACGGTAGTAAGGCCTGTAGTTCGTGAGTTCAATAGCAATCAGCGGCTTCAGGCAGCAGCCCATGTCCGTGCAGGGGGTCATGTGATTTTCAGGGAGACTGCATCGCGCACTTACCTTATCATCTCCCCGCCTCGAAGAGGGGATGGGATGGATTTGGGTCTTTGGTCACTCCTCGATCTGGGGAAATCGCGCTATCGTTTGATGCGTGCAGGGATTTTAAGAGGGTTGGCTTTTGCTCTGGTACCACGTGATTGCTATGACATTGTTCAGGATCGGATCCATCGCGATTCTATTTATCGCAGAGCAGTTCACCGATTGTCTCTCAATTGCTTGCAATGTGGCGCGTGTTGTAAGGATAACCGTGTCGAATTAGGTCCTGAGGATGTTCTTCGCTTCCGTCAAGCGGGTCGCCTAGAATTGAGCAAGCCACCTTATACCAAACGATCCGATGGTAAACTTATCTTGAGATTAACTCCGTCTAAAACATGCTTCCATCTCGGTGCGGATCGTCGCTGTGCAATCTATCCTTTCAGGCCTGATGCTTGTAGTCAATTCCCTCGAGGCAGCGAATGTTGTTTGCACGCGCGTGAGCGGGAATTAGGTTTAAGAGATGGAGCCCCTCGTGTGAATGTGCGAGGAGCTAGCCCCCAAAAAAAAGATGAGGTAAAAAAATAA